The following proteins are encoded in a genomic region of Thunnus maccoyii chromosome 8, fThuMac1.1, whole genome shotgun sequence:
- the LOC121902512 gene encoding protocadherin alpha-C2-like — MRSDVTMQTCKRYVALVILFSSVHHVTASVTHYSIPEEMKEGSVVANLATDLSLDVKTLNQRKMRLDLIANKKYLDVNKETGELYVIEKIDREYLCTKTLTLCYLKMEVILENPVRIFNIELEILDINDNAPQFRRDIIHLDISESTPAEERFSLSNAVDPDVGLNSVKTYYLSASEHFNIEVQTGRDGSKFADLILKKTLDREQQAVHNLILTAVDGGTPARSGTASVIVQVLDTNDNAPTFEKPIYSVKIMENSPIGSLVVHLNATDLDEGSNSDITYSYSLYTSEKTQETFNLNPSTGEIIVKGMLNYEDFRIYDMEVIATDKGANSLSGQCTLKIVVEDMNDNHPEISIKSFQSPVSENIELDTVIAVVSVSDKDSGDNGVVDLHIPDNMPFKLRESSDNYYELVVSEPLDREKVPEYEITFTVTDRGSPPLSDNETMTLELLDVNDNVPQFPQSFYTIRVMENNAPGALLSSLTAFDPDLHENQYLVYFILEKEIANTSMSMLFSINPENGNLYALKTFDYEIEKEFLFHIEARDSGSPPLSSNVTVHIIIVDQNDNAPVIVSPWRAHGSVVEEKIPRSTDKGSLVAKVIALDTDSVHNSRITYQFLQVTDATLFSLDQYNGEIRTMRMFSYRDPRHQRLVVIAKDNGDPALSATVTIKLSTVETAVKAYSDMTEVPLEYDIFSDLNLYLVIGLGSVSFLLLITILVTIVLKCQKPKPSKAAPPCRNSVISERNSTIADSTLVSNDAYWYSLFLAETRKGKLVVRQPVPKGSRYIVSSIPRSTGMSETSESAASTLQV, encoded by the coding sequence ATGCGATCCGATGTAACAATGCAGACATGTAAAAGGTACGTGGCGCTCgttattcttttttcttccgTTCATCATGTAACTGCTTCGGTGACTCATTATTCCATCCCCGAGGAGATGAAGGAAGGATCAGTTGTCGCCAACCTTGCTACCGATCTCAGCCTGGAtgttaaaacactgaatcaGAGGAAGATGCGTCTTGACCTTATCGCCAACAAAAAATATCTGGATGTGAACAAAGAGACTGGGGAGCTGTATGTTATAGAGAAAATTGACAGGGAATATCTTTGTACAAAAACGCTGACATTGTGCTACTTAAAAATGGAAGTGATACTTGAAAATCCCGTGCGTATATTTAACATCGAGCTAGAGATTTTGGACATAAATGACAACGCCCCACAATTTCGAAGAGACATCATACATTTGGACATATCTGAGTCAACGCCTGCTGAAGAAAGATTTTCGCTAAGTAATGCAGTTGACCCCGATGTCGGACTCAATTCGGTAAAAACATACTATCTGAGTGCcagtgaacattttaacattgaGGTTCAGACTGGAAGAGATGGGTCGAAGTTTGCTGATCTCATACTGAAAAAGACTTTGGATCGTGAGCAGCAGGCTGTTCATAATTTAATACTCACAGCTGTAGATGGAGGCACACCTGCTCGCTCTGGCACTGCCAGTGTTATTGTTCAGGTTTTAGACACAAATGACAACGCGCCCACATTTGAAAAACCGATCTATAGTGTTAAAATCATGGAAAATTCCCCAATTGGAAGTCTTGTTGTTCATCTTAATGCAACAGACTTAGATGAGGGGTCAAATTCTGATATAACATATTCATATAGTTTATATACGTCAGAGAAAACGCAAGAAACATTTAATCTGAATCCTTCCACTGGTGAGATTATTGTAAAAGGAATGCTAAATTATGAAGATTTCAGGATTTATGATATGGAAGTTATAGCAACCGACAAAGGGGCCAATAGTTTATCAGGACAATGTACATTAAAAATTGTAGTTGAAGACATGAATGACAACCACCCAGAAATATCTATTAAGTCATTTCAGAGTCCAGTCAGTGAAAACATAGAATTAGACACAGTGATAGCAGTAGTTAGTGTTAGTGATAAGGACTCAGGTGACAACGGAGTGGTTGATCTTCATATTCCAGATAATATGCCTTTCAAACTGAGGGAATCCTCTGATAACTATTATGAGTTAGTGGTCTCAGAGCCTTTAGACCGTGAGAAAGTCCCAGAATATGAAATCACTTTCACTGTTACAGACAGAGGTTCTCCTCCTTTATCTGACAATGAAACTATGACTTTAGAGCTGCTGGATGTGAATGACAATGTTCCACAGTTCCCTCAGTCATTTTATACTATACGTGTAATGGAGAATAACGCACCTGGGGCCCTGCTCAGTTCACTCACTGCGTTTGACCCTGACCTCCATGAAAACCAGTATCTAGTTTATTTCATCCTAGAAAAGGAGATAGCCAACACCTCCATGTCCATGCTGTTCTCCATCAATCCAGAGAATGGTAACCTTTACGCATTAAAAACTTTTGACTATGAGATTGAGAAGGAGTTTCTTTTCCACATCGAGGCCAGAGACTCTGGTTCTCCTCCACTCAGCAGCAATGTGACTGTCCACATCATTATTGTGGACCAAAACGACAACGCTCCAGTCATTGTCTCTCCGTGGCGCGCGCACGGCTCAGTGGTGGAGGAAAAGATCCCCAGATCCACCGATAAAGGCTCTCTGGTTGCCAAAGTGATAGCCTTAGACACCGACTCGGTGCACAACTCTCGGATTACCTACCAGTTTCTACAGGTGACTGACGCCACCTTGTTCAGTCTGGACCAGTACAACGGAGAGATCCGGACTATGAGGATGTTCAGTTACAGAGATCCACGACACCAGAGACTGGTTGTTATTGCCAAGGACAACGGGGATCCTGCTCTCTCTGCTACAGTCACCATCAAGCTGTCCACAGTGGAGACTGCTGTCAAGGCCTACTCTGACATGACTGAGGTGCCTCTAGAATATGACATCTTCTCAGACCTAAACCTGTATTTGGTCATCGGTCTGGGCTCGGTGTCATTTCTCCTGCTGATCACCATATTGGTCACCATCGTGCTCAAGTGTCAGAAACCCAAGCCCAGCAAAGCAGCTCCTCCCTGCAGGAACAGTGTGATCAGTGAGAGGAACTCCACCATCGCAGACTCCACTCTGGTCTCCAACGATGCCTACTGGTACAGTCTGTTTCTAGCAGAGACCAGGAAAGGAAAGCTGGTGGTCAGGCAGCCTGTGCCAAAGGGCTCCAGATACATCGTGTCTAGTATACCAAGGAGCACAGGAATGTCAGAGACTAGTGAATCAGCAGCTTCCACTCTGCAGGTATGA
- the LOC121902508 gene encoding protocadherin alpha-C2-like, which produces MRSDVTMQTCKRYVALVILFSSVHHVIASVTHYSIPEEMKEGSVVANLATDLSLDVKTLNQRKMRLDLIANKKYLDVNKETGELYVVEKIDREYLCTKTLTLCYLKMEVILENPLRIFNIEIEILDMNDNAPQFRRDAIHLDISESTPAGERFSLSNAVDPDVGSNSVKTYYLSESEHFNIEVQTGRDGSKFAELILTKSLDREQQAVHNLILTAVDGGTPARSGTASVVVHVLDTNDNAPAFDKVIYSVKIMENSPIGSLVIHLNATDLDEGSNSDITYSYSLYTSEKTQETFNLNPSTGEITVKGMLNYEDFRIYDMEVIATDKGVNSLSGQCTLKIVVEDMNDNHPEISIKSFQSPVSENIELDTVIAVVSVNDKDSGDNGVVDLHIPDNMPFKLRESSDNYYELVVSEPLDREKVPEYEITFTVTDRGSPPLFDNETMTLELLDVNDNVPQFPQSFYTIRVMENNAPGALLSSLTAFDPDLHENQYLVYFILEKEIANTSMSMLFSINPENGNLYALKTFDYEIEKEFLFHIEARDSGSPPLSSNVTVHIIIVDQNDNAPVIVSPWRAHGSVVEEKIPRSTDKGSLVAKVIALDTDSVHNSRITYQFLQVTDATLFSLDQYNGEIRTMRMFSYRDPRHQRLVVIAKDNGDPALSATVTIKLSTVETAVKAYSDMTEVPLEYDIFSDLNLYLVIGLGSVSFLLLITILVTIVLKCQKPKPSKAAPPCRNSVISERNSTIADSTLVSNDAYWYSLFLAETRKGKLVVRQPVPKGSRYIVSSIPRSTGMSETSDSAASTLQVWKDTL; this is translated from the coding sequence ATGCGGTCCGATGTAACAATGCAGACATGTAAAAGGTACGTGGCGCTCgttattcttttttcttccgTTCATCATGTAATTGCTTCAGTGACTCATTATTCCATCCCCGAGGAGATGAAGGAAGGATCAGTTGTCGCCAACCTTGCTACCGATCTCAGCTTGGAtgttaaaacactgaatcaGAGGAAGATGCGTCTTGATCTGATCGCCAACAAAAAATATCTGGATGTGAACAAAGAGACTGGGGAGCTGTATGTTGTAGAGAAAATTGACAGGGAATATCTTTGTACAAAAACGCTGACATTGTGCTACTTAAAAATGGAAGTAATACTTGAAAATCCTTTGCGAATATTTAACATAGAAATAGAAATTTTAGATATGAACGACAACGCCCCACAGTTCCGAAGAGACGCCATACATTTGGACATATCTGAGTCAACGCCTGCTGGGGAAAGATTCTCATTGAGCAACGCAGTTGATCCAGATGTTGGAAGCAATTCAGTGAAAACGTACTACCTAAGTGAAAGTGAACACTTTAATATTGAAGTTCAGACTGGAAGAGATGGGTCGAAGTTTGCCGAATTAATCTTAACAAAGAGTTTAGATCGGGAGCAGCAGGCTGTTCATAATTTAATACTCACAGCTGTAGATGGAGGCACACCTGCTCGTTCTGGCACTGCCAGtgttgttgttcatgttttgGACACAAATGATAACGCTCCCGCATTTGACAAAGTGATCTATAGTgttaaaataatggaaaattCTCCAATTGGAAGTCTTGTTATTCATCTTAATGCAACAGACTTAGATGAGGGGTCAAATTCTGATATAACATATTCATATAGTTTATATACGTCAGAGAAAACGCAAGAAACATTTAATCTGAATCCTTCCACGGGTGAGATTACTGTAAAAGGAATGCTAAATTATGAAGATTTCAGGATTTATGATATGGAAGTTATAGCAACTGACAAAGGAGTCAATAGTTTATCAGGTCAATGTACATTAAAAATTGTAGTTGAAGACATGAATGACAACCACCCAGAAATATCTATTAAATCATTTCAGAGTCCAGTCAGTGAAAACATAGAATTAGACACAGTGATAGCAGTAGTTAGTGTTAATGATAAGGACTCAGGGGACAACGGAGTGGTTGATCTTCATATTCCAGATAATATGCCTTTCAAACTGAGGGAATCATCTGATAACTATTATGAGTTAGTGGTCTCAGAGCCTTTAGACCGTGAGAAGGTCCCAGAATATGAAATCACTTTCACTGTTACAGACAGAGGTTCTCCTCCTTTATTTGACAATGAAACTATGACTTTAGAGCTGCTGGATGTGAATGACAATGTTCCACAGTTCCCTCAGTCATTTTATACTATACGTGTAATGGAGAATAACGCACCTGGGGCCTTGCTCAGTTCACTCACTGCGTTTGACCCTGACCTCCATGAAAACCAGTATCTAGTTTATTTCATCCTAGAGAAGGAGATAGCCAACACCTCTATGTCCATGCTGTTCTCCATCAATCCAGAGAACGGTAACCTTTACGCATTAAAAACTTTTGACTATGAGATTGAGAAGGAATTTCTTTTTCACATCGAGGCCAGAGACTCTGGCTCTCCCCCACTCAGCAGCAACGTGACCGTCCACATCATTATTGTGGACCAGAACGACAACGCTCCGGTCATTGTCTCTCCGTGGCGTGCGCATGGCTCCGTAGTGGAGGAAAAAATCCCCAGATCCACTGATAAAGGCTCTCTGGTTGCCAAGGTGATAGCCTTAGACACCGACTCGGTGCACAACTCTCGGATTACCTACCAGTTTCTACAGGTGACTGACGCCACCCTGTTCAGTCTGGACCAATACAACGGAGAGATCCGGACTATGAGGATGTTCAGTTACAGAGATCCGCGTCACCAGAGACTGGTTGTTATTGCCAAAGACAACGGGGATCCTGCTCTCTCTGCTACAGTCACCATCAAGCTGTCCACAGTGGAGACTGCTGTTAAGGCCTACTCTGACATGACTGAGGTGCCTCTAGAATATGACATCTTCTCAGACCTAAACCTGTATTTGGTCATCGGTCTGGGCTCGGTGTCATTTCTCCTGCTGATCACCATATTGGTCACCATCGTGCTCAAGTGTCAGAAACCCAAGCCCAGTAAGGCAGCTCCTCCCTGCAGGAACAGTGTGATCAGTGAGAGGAACTCCACCATCGCAGACTCCACTCTGGTCTCCAACGATGCCTACTGGTACAGTCTGTTTCTAGCAGAGACCAGGAAAGGAAAGCTGGTGGTCAGACAGCCTGTGCCAAAGGGCTCCAGATACATTGTGTCCAGTATACCAAGGAGCACAGGAATGTCAGAGACTAGCGACTCAGCAGCTTCCACTCTGCAGGTATGGAAAGACACACTTTAA
- the LOC121902306 gene encoding protocadherin alpha-C2-like, whose product MDFKSGHRLWRRYVPLFILLCVVVSTTSAVMHYSIPEEMEQGSVVANLALDLGLDAKTLARRKLRLDVIANKRYLEINKETGELFVAETIDREYLCNSKNPSCFLKMDLTIENPIRLFNIEVEIMDINDNAPNFRRDTMHLDISESTTSGERFSLTNAIDPDFGSNSVKTYYVSESEHFDIEIQTGRDGSKFADLILKKALDREQQPVHNLILTAVDGGVPTRTGTASIIVRVLDVNDNAPSFDKDKYTVDVMENSPIGSLVIKLNATDLDEGSNSDIVYSYSLYTSERTQNMFSLNPENGEIRVKEMINYEDLRLYEMEVIASDKGPNSLSGQCKLTIQVTDMNDNHPEISIKSFHSPIKEDTAADTVIAVVSVNDKDSGDNGVVDLHIPDNMPFTLRESSDNYYELVVSEPLDREKVPEYEITFTVTDRGSPPLSDNETMTLELLDVNDNVPQFPQSFYTIRVMENNAPGALLSSLTAFDPDLHENQYLVYFILEKEIANTSMSMLFSINPENGNLYALKTFDYEIEKEFLFHIEARDSGSPPLSNNVTVHIIIVDQNDNAPVIVSPWRAHGSVVEEKIPRSTDKGSLVAKVIALDTDSVHNSRITYQFLQVTDATLFSLDQYNGEIRTMRMFSYRDPRHQRLVVVAKDNGDPALSATVTIKLSTVETAVKAYSDMTEVPLEYDIFSDLNLYLVIGLGSVSFLLLITILVTIVLKCQKPKPSKAAPPCRNSVISERNSTIADSTLVSNDAYWYSLFLAETRKGKLVVRQPVPKGSRYIVSSIPRSTGMSETSDSAASTLQVWKNVN is encoded by the coding sequence ATGGATTTTAAATCCGGCCACCGGCTATGGAGACGGTATGTCccactgtttattttgttatgtgTAGTCGTCTCTACTACATCTGCTGTTATGCACTACTCAATTCCCGAAGAGATGGAGCAGGGATCTGTGGTTGCTAATCTAGCATTGGATTTAGGTCTAGATGCAAAGACATTGGCTCGTCGTAAATTGAGATTGGATGTCATCGCGAATAAGAGATATCTTGAGATCAACAAAGAAACGGGGGAGCTGTTCGTTGCTGAAACGATAGATCGGGAATATCTATGCAATAGCAAGAAtccatcatgttttcttaaAATGGATTTAACAATTGAAAATCCAATTCGACTTTTCAACATCGAAGTTGAGATCATGGACATTAACGACAATGCGCCTAATTTTCGCAGAGATACAATGCATTTAGACATATCCGAATCAACCACGTCAGGGGAGCGCTTTTCACTGACCAATGCTATAGATCCAGATTTCGGTTCCAATTCAGTGAAAACCTATTATGTAAGTGAAAGTGAACATTTTGACATTGAAATTCAGACCGGTAGAGACGGGTCAAAGTTTGCTGATTTGATTCTGAAAAAAGCTTTAGATAGAGAGCAGCAGCCTGTTCATAATCTAATACTGACTGCTGTGGACGGTGGAGTCCCCACGCGCACAGGTACAGCCAGCATCATTGTCCGCGTGCTCGATGTCAACGACAACGCCCCTTCATTTGACAAAGACAAATACACCGTAGATGTGATGGAGAACTCTCCGATTGGCAGTCTAGTAATTAAACTGAATGCCACTGATTTAGATGAAGGGTCCAACTCTGATATAGTTTATTCATATAGTTTGTATACATCAGAGAgaacacaaaatatgtttagCTTGAatccagaaaatggtgaaatcaGAGTGAAAGAGATGATAAATTATGAAGATTTGAGACTTTATGAAATGGAGGTTATTGCCAGTGATAAAGGGCCAAACTCATTATCTGGACAGTGTAAACTGACAATACAGGTCACAGATATGAATGACAATCACCCAGAAATATCCATCAAATCATTTCATAGTCCGATCAAAGAAGATACTGCAGCAGACACTGTGATAGCAGTAGTTAGTGTTAATGATAAGGACTCAGGTGACAACGGAGTGGTTGATCTTCATATTCCAGATAATATGCCTTTCACACTGAGGGAATCCTCTGATAACTATTATGAGTTAGTGGTCTCAGAGCCTTTAGACCGTGAGAAGGTCCCAGAATATGAAATCACTTTCACTGTAACAGACAGAGGTTCTCCTCCTTTATCTGACAATGAAACTATGACTTTAGAGCTGCTGGATGTTAATGACAATGTTCCACAGTTCCCGCAGTCATTTTATACTATACGTGTAATGGAGAATAACGCACCTGGGGCCCTGCTCAGTTCACTCACTGCGTTTGACCCTGACCTCCATGAAAACCAGTATCTAGTTTATTTCATCCTAGAGAAGGAGATAGCCAACACCTCCATGTCCATGCTGTTCTCCATCAATCCAGAGAACGGTAATCTTTACGCATTAAAAACTTTTGACTATGAGATCGAGAAGGAGTTTCTTTTCCACATCGAGGCCAGAGACTCTGGCTCTCCTCCACTCAGCAACAACGTGACCGTCCACATCATTATTGTGGACCAGAACGACAACGCTCCGGTCATTGTCTCTCCGTGGCGCGCGCACGGCTCAGTGGTGGAGGAAAAGATCCCCAGATCCACTGATAAAGGCTCTCTGGTTGCCAAAGTGATAGCCTTAGACACCGACTCAGTGCACAACTCTCGGATTACCTACCAGTTTCTACAGGTGACTGACGCCACTTTGTTCAGTCTGGACCAATACAACGGAGAGATCCGGACTATGAGGATGTTCAGTTACAGAGATCCACGTCACCAGCGACTGGTTGTTGTTGCCAAGGACAACGGGGATCCTGCTCTCTCTGCTACAGTCACCATCAAGCTGTCCACAGTGGAGACTGCTGTTAAGGCCTACTCTGACATGACTGAGGTGCCTCTAGAATATGACATCTTCTCAGACCTAAACCTGTATTTGGTCATTGGTTTGGGCTCGGTGTCATTTCTCCTGCTGATCACCATATTGGTCACCATCGTGCTCAAGTGTCAGAAACCCAAGCCCAGCAAAGCAGCTCCTCCCTGCAGGAACAGTGTGATCAGTGAGAGGAACTCCACCATCGCAGACTCCACTCTGGTCTCCAACGATGCCTACTGGTACAGTCTGTTTCTAGCAGAGACCAGGAAAGGAAAGCTGGTGGTCAGGCAGCCTGTGCCAAAGGGCTCCAGATACATCGTGTCCAGTATACCAAGGAGCACAGGAATGTCAGAGACTAGTGACTCAGCAGCTTCCACTCTGCAGGTATGGAAAAACGtcaattaa
- the LOC121902507 gene encoding protocadherin alpha-C2-like, translating to MAHFRQYSRGGYVSLFLFLSATMNTVSTVTHYSVPEEMEEGSVVANLATDLGLDVKTLNKRRMRIDVVANKKYLDISKDTGELFILERIDREFLCPLKTATSCFLKLDATIENPIRMFNIEVEITDINDNAPHFRRGTMHLDISESSPVGERFSLNNAADPDVGTNSVKNYHLSSSEHFSIEIQTGRDGTKFADLILTKALDREQQAVHNLILTAVDGGVPTRTGTASIIVRVLDVNDNAPSFDKDKYTVDVMENSPIGSLVIKLNATDLDEGSNSDIVYSYSLYTSERTQNMFSLNPENGEIRVKEMINYEDLRLYEMEVIASDKGPNSLSGQCKLTIQVTDMNDNHPEISIKSFHSPIKEDTAVDTVIAVVSVNDKDSGDNGVVDLHIPDNMPFKLRESSDNYYELVVSEPLDREKVPEYDITFTVTDRGSPPLSDNETMTLELLDVNDNVPQFPQSFYTIRVMENNAPGALLSSLTAFDPDLHENQYLVYFILEKEIANTSMSMLFSINPENGNLYALKTFDYEIEKEFLFHIEARDSGSPPLSSNVTVHIIIVDQNDNAPVIVSPWRAHGSVVEEKIPRSTDKGSLVAKVIALDTDSVHNSRITYQFLQVTDATLFSLDQYNGEIRTMRMFSYRDPRHQRLVVIAKDNGDPALSATVTIKLSTVETAVKAYSDMTEVPLEYDIFSDLNLYLVIGLGSVSFLLLITILVTIVLKCQKPKPSKAAPPCRNSVISERNSTIADSTLVSNDAYWYSLFLAETRKGKLVVRQPVPKGSRYIVSSIPRSTGMSETSDSAASTLQVWKNVN from the coding sequence ATGGCTCATTTTCGTCAATATTCCCGGGGAGGGTATGTttcattatttctctttctttctgccaCTATGAACACGGTATCTACCGTCACCCATTATTCTGTTCCCGAAGAAATGGAGGAAGGCTCAGTCGTCGCTAATTTAGCAACTGATTTGGGATTAGATGTGAAGACTCTGAATAAAAGAAGAATGCGAATAGATGTCGTCGCCAATAAAAAATATCTTGACATAAGCAAGGACACGGGAGAGCTGTTCATTTTGGAAAGAATAGACAGAGAGTTTCTGTGCCCCTTGAAGACAGCCACGTCCTGCTTTCTTAAATTAGATGCTACGATTGAAAATCCAATACGAATGTTTAATATCGAGGTGGAAATCACTGATATTAATGATAACGCTCCTCATTTTCGGCGGGGAACGATGCATTTAGACATATCTGAATCAAGTCCCGTTGGAGAGAGATTCTCACTGAATAACGCTGCAGACCCAGATGTTGGAACGAATTCTGTGAAAAACTACCATCTGAGCTCAAGTGAACACTTTTCTATCGAAATACAGACCGGTAGAGATGGGACAAAGTTTGCTGATTTGATTCTGACAAAAGCTTtagacagagagcagcaggcTGTTCATAATCTAATACTGACTGCTGTGGACGGTGGAGTCCCCACGCGCACAGGTACAGCCAGCATCATTGTCCGCGTGCTCGATGTCAACGACAACGCCCCTTCATTTGACAAAGACAAATACACCGTAGATGTGATGGAGAACTCTCCGATTGGCAGTCTAGTAATTAAACTAAATGCCACTGATTTAGATGAAGGGTCCAACTCTGATATAGTTTATTCATATAGTTTGTATACATCAGAGAgaacacaaaatatgtttagCTTGAatccagaaaatggtgaaatcaGAGTGAAAGAGATGATAAATTATGAAGATTTGAGACTTTATGAAATGGAGGTTATTGCCAGTGATAAAGGGCCAAACTCATTATCTGGACAGTGTAAACTGACAATACAGGTCACAGATATGAATGACAATCACCCAGAAATATCCATCAAATCATTTCATAGTCCAATCAAAGAAGATACTGCAGTAGACACAGTGATAGCAGTAGTTAGTGTTAATGATAAGGACTCAGGTGACAACGGAGTGGTTGATCTTCATATTCCAGATAATATGCCTTTCAAACTGAGAGAATCCTCTGATAACTATTATGAGTTAGTGGTCTCAGAGCCTTTAGACCGTGAGAAAGTCCCAGAATACGACATCACTTTCACTGTAACAGACAGAGGTTCTCCTCCTTTATCTGACAATGAAACTATGACTTTAGAGCTGCTGGATGTTAATGACAATGTTCCACAGTTCCCGCAGTCATTTTATACTATACGTGTAATGGAGAATAACGCACCTGGGGCCCTGCTCAGTTCACTCACTGCATTTGACCCTGACCTCCATGAAAACCAGTATCTAGTTTATTTCATCCTAGAGAAGGAGATAGCCAACACCTCCATGTCCATGCTGTTCTCCATCAATCCAGAGAACGGTAACCTTTACGCATTAAAAACTTTTGACTATGAGATTGAGAAGGAGTTTCTTTTCCATATCGAGGCCAGAGACTCTGGCTCTCCTCCACTCAGCAGCAACGTGACCGTCCACATCATTATTGTGGACCAGAACGACAACGCTCCGGTCATTGTCTCTCCGTGGCGCGCGCACGGCTCTGTGGTGGAGGAAAAAATCCCCAGATCCACCGATAAAGGCTCTCTGGTTGCAAAGGTGATAGCCTTGGACACCGACTCGGTGCACAACTCTCGGATTACCTACCAGTTTCTACAGGTGACTGACGCCACCTTGTTCAGTCTGGACCAATACAACGGAGAGATCCGGACTATGAGGATGTTTAGTTACAGAGATCCGCGTCACCAGCGACTGGTTGTTATTGCCAAGGACAACGGGGATCCTGCTCTCTCTGCTACAGTCACCATCAAGCTGTCCACAGTGGAGACTGCTGTTAAGGCCTACTCTGACATGACTGAGGTGCCTCTAGAATATGACATCTTCTCAGACCTAAACCTGTATTTGGTCATCGGTCTGGGCTCGGTGTCATTTCTCCTGCTGATCACCATATTGGTCACCATCGTGCTCAAGTGTCAGAAACCCAAGCCCAGCAAAGCAGCTCCTCCCTGCAGGAACAGTGTGATCAGTGAGAGGAACTCCACCATCGCAGACTCCACTCTGGTCTCCAACGATGCCTACTGGTACAGTCTGTTTCTAGCAGAGACCAGGAAAGGAAAGCTGGTGGTCAGGCAGCCTGTGCCAAAGGGCTCCAGATACATCGTGTCCAGTATACCAAGGAGCACAGGAATGTCAGAGACTAGTGACTCAGCAGCTTCCACTCTGCAGGTATGGAAAAACGtcaattaa